The sequence ATAACGATGGCATCACCGTATCGGCCAATGAAGGTCGGCGGGCTGCTTTCGATTACCAGACCAAAGAGCTCAAGCGAACCCTGCAGGAGCAGGGCTGGCAGGCACTGGATGAGTTGCTGAAGCTGATCAGCAAAAACCCGGCTCTGTTTCCCGGCTGGGAGGATTCCCCCTACTACACCCAATACCAAAACGCTCTGTTTGGCAATCCGGTCGAGTTCAGCAAATACTACCCGATTCAGGACCGCTGGCTGACCTACTGGGCGCTGATCCCCTTCATGGCCGATGTGGCCGATCGCATGGGTGAACCGGCACTGGCTCGAATCGAGGCACTGCCCAATACCGTCAATGAAACGGTTCGCGGCAAGCTGAAGCGCAGTTTGCTACGGGCACTGGCCTACGAGGTGATGATTCAGGCCGTGCCCGGTCTGAGCATCGAAGTGGTGGGTGCCAACGTGCAACTGAATTATGCCAGCCAGTACGGGGGTAAGGAAAGCTACTACACGCCACCTGGCCGTGAGCTGCTCGACTGGGTGCTGGGCAATCTGAAAGGACAGGTCGCTGTGTTCTGGGAAAATTTCGAGAATGCCATCGCTGTACTGGAGCCGTCGACGGATCCTGATTTGTCCGACGACGCCCTGGGCCTGATCGATAGCGAAGGCCCTTTTGTCATGATTTAATCACTGATCATCTGCTTCCCATGGCAACTCAATCCAACAAACCGCAAATACCCGCCTGGCTCGAGTTCGTCGTCGACAAACTGGTGCTGATTCTGCTCATTTTATTGGAAAACTGGCTGATCATCTTCGTCTTCCTGATGGCGTTTGGTGTCATCTCCAGCTGTAAATCCAAACCGCAAGCTCCTGCTCAATCGATCCCCACAATGCCCCCGATTGATTCGGTGCGCCTAAAACTTGAACAGGAGGCCCAGTGGTCATCGGGTAATGGCATGGCCACCAGCAAGCAACAGTCTCAATCCGCAATCATTGACTATGAAAAAGCTAAACAATACTTTGATACGAGCCGGGTTACTCTTCCTTAGCCTGGTGATCGGCCTGCTACTCAGCAAATGTTCCTATGGCCAGACCCAGTCCGCGCCATCGGTGCAGGCCATGGTACGGAATCAGCCGTTTCCGTACCATTCCGGAGTAGCCATGGACACGGTGCTCTATGTCCGGGTGAAGACCAGGCTGATCGCTGCCGATTCGCTGCGAGCAGCTGCCGAGAAGGCGATTAAAACACTCCAGTCTGAACTTTTGGCTACGCGCAAAGCCATCGATGATCAGTTTCGACTCGGTCAATATGACAAAGCCAAAGCACAAACCTTGCTGGCTCAGCTCAATATCCTGCAGGGGCAACTCGTCCAGGCACAGGATTGGCTGCGTCAGGCACAGCTGGCCCGAGATGCCGTCGTGAAGGAG comes from Spirosoma aureum and encodes:
- a CDS encoding DUF6712 family protein; translation: MTTLFTGDTGLFRQFVSVNRNFTMADVLPSLQATAETLLPRFLGDELADQITSRADNPLPENPTADDLILNKALFWTRSIVAKLGFATNLIFSELQIDNDGITVSANEGRRAAFDYQTKELKRTLQEQGWQALDELLKLISKNPALFPGWEDSPYYTQYQNALFGNPVEFSKYYPIQDRWLTYWALIPFMADVADRMGEPALARIEALPNTVNETVRGKLKRSLLRALAYEVMIQAVPGLSIEVVGANVQLNYASQYGGKESYYTPPGRELLDWVLGNLKGQVAVFWENFENAIAVLEPSTDPDLSDDALGLIDSEGPFVMI